A single region of the Gilliamella apis genome encodes:
- a CDS encoding ATPase, T2SS/T4P/T4SS family: protein MQEENIVESLDKLLLSALDKRASDIHFEPYQHYYRIRMRIDGVLQNMLTPSLMLAKQIAARLKIMANLNIAQQRLPQDGQLVINNYAMRIATLPVLNGEKIVLRVMDNHDSELSIDDLGLTGEDLLTFKQILDYPQGLILVTGPTGSGKTMTLYSALKRLNKPKCNICSVEDPIEIPLDGINQTAVNLKAGLSFSVILRAFLRQDPDVMMIGEIRDPETAEIAIQAAQTGHLVLSTLHTNSSIEAIIRLNQMGIKNYLLSSSLKLVIAQRLVRKLCQYCKVVASELTLINNEPSPHFIAMGCEKCVGGYLGRIGLYELLIITPQVQQQILANQPIVSKNMVTLRQVGNKLVRQGITTLAELNRVLGNN from the coding sequence ATGCAAGAAGAGAATATCGTCGAAAGCCTCGACAAATTATTGCTTTCAGCATTGGATAAGCGGGCATCTGATATTCATTTTGAGCCTTATCAACATTATTATCGAATTCGCATGAGAATTGATGGCGTTTTGCAAAATATGCTAACACCGTCGTTAATGTTAGCTAAACAGATTGCAGCTAGACTAAAGATTATGGCCAATTTAAATATTGCTCAACAACGGCTTCCGCAAGATGGTCAACTGGTGATCAATAATTATGCAATGCGTATAGCTACTTTGCCTGTCCTCAATGGTGAAAAGATTGTATTACGAGTTATGGATAATCATGACTCCGAACTGAGTATCGATGATTTAGGATTAACAGGGGAAGATCTATTAACCTTCAAGCAAATATTGGATTATCCGCAAGGCTTGATTTTGGTAACAGGGCCGACAGGCAGTGGCAAAACTATGACGTTATATAGTGCTTTAAAACGGTTAAATAAACCTAAATGTAATATTTGTAGTGTTGAAGATCCGATCGAAATTCCATTAGATGGTATTAATCAAACTGCAGTTAATCTTAAGGCTGGTTTAAGTTTTTCTGTGATATTACGAGCCTTTTTGCGTCAAGATCCTGATGTGATGATGATTGGTGAAATTCGTGATCCTGAAACAGCTGAGATTGCAATTCAAGCAGCGCAAACTGGGCATTTAGTGTTATCAACCCTACACACTAATTCTAGTATTGAGGCTATCATCCGTTTAAATCAAATGGGTATTAAAAATTACCTGTTATCATCCAGTTTAAAACTAGTCATTGCTCAACGATTAGTTCGTAAATTGTGCCAATATTGTAAAGTGGTAGCTAGTGAGCTTACATTGATAAATAATGAACCTTCACCACATTTTATCGCCATGGGCTGTGAAAAATGTGTGGGTGGTTATTTAGGGCGGATAGGCTTATATGAACTGTTAATTATCACACCACAAGTACAACAGCAGATTTTAGCAAACCAACCGATTGTTTCAAAAAATATGGTAACACTTAGGCAAGTAGGTAATAAGCTTGTTCGACAAGGCATTACTACACTGGCGGAATTAAATCGTGTTTTAGGTAATAATTGA
- a CDS encoding type II secretion system F family protein, producing the protein MKRLYYWYDINFHQNKIIAISKQDVRRKLLLQGQLAIKIGSGNLITSKSFKLSELLIITKQLATMLKAGLSIVESLRLLIDEQPKVQWQYLLTDITQQITKGESLSIALKQHHSVFSELYCEIIAIGELTGRLEQSFEQLTCHLERSLSIQDQIKKALRYPLFLLFVSVLVIMVMIFIVLPKFADIYQSFDAELPYFTQLVIDVANNIKQEGLFILLAITLSYLFFHYVVKVRYQLIMDKYKLQLPLIGQIIQSQCLMQIFNTLAITQQAGIPLLTGLTASSKTISNFYYRNIINQIMTGIEQGNSFSQMLASYPALPKLCVQLVHAGEESGSLDIMLDNITLYYQQQNQTLTDNLVKAFEPSLMLILATIIGSLIIAIYLPIFQMADVIS; encoded by the coding sequence ATGAAGCGACTCTATTATTGGTATGATATTAACTTTCATCAAAATAAGATTATTGCCATATCTAAGCAAGATGTGCGAAGAAAATTGTTATTACAAGGCCAACTTGCGATTAAAATTGGTTCCGGTAACTTAATTACCTCAAAAAGTTTTAAACTTAGCGAACTGCTCATTATAACTAAACAGTTAGCCACAATGTTAAAAGCAGGATTATCAATTGTTGAGAGCTTACGATTACTGATTGATGAGCAACCTAAAGTACAATGGCAATATCTGTTAACTGATATTACTCAACAAATAACCAAAGGTGAATCACTATCGATTGCTTTAAAACAGCACCATTCAGTATTTTCGGAACTTTATTGTGAAATTATTGCCATTGGTGAATTGACGGGAAGATTAGAACAGAGTTTTGAACAATTAACCTGTCATCTTGAAAGATCATTATCAATACAAGATCAGATTAAGAAAGCGCTGCGTTATCCATTGTTTTTATTATTTGTATCGGTACTAGTGATTATGGTTATGATATTTATTGTACTACCAAAATTTGCCGATATTTATCAAAGTTTTGATGCCGAGTTACCTTATTTTACACAACTAGTGATTGATGTAGCTAATAATATTAAACAAGAGGGATTATTTATATTATTAGCTATTACGTTAAGTTATTTGTTTTTTCATTATGTTGTTAAAGTACGTTATCAGCTTATTATGGATAAGTATAAATTACAGCTTCCTTTAATAGGTCAAATAATCCAATCTCAATGTCTAATGCAAATTTTTAATACATTAGCAATAACTCAACAAGCAGGTATCCCACTTTTGACAGGATTAACCGCCTCGTCTAAAACTATAAGTAATTTTTATTACCGTAATATCATCAACCAAATTATGACGGGGATTGAACAGGGGAATAGCTTTAGTCAAATGTTAGCTAGCTATCCCGCTTTACCGAAGCTTTGTGTGCAACTAGTTCATGCCGGTGAAGAGTCTGGTTCATTAGATATTATGTTGGATAATATTACTCTTTACTATCAACAACAAAACCAAACCTTAACTGACAATCTAGTCAAAGCATTTGAACCTTCATTAATGCTAATTTTAGCTACAATAATCGGCAGTTTGATTATTGCGATATATTTGCCGATATTCCAAATGGCGGACGTGATCAGTTAA
- the mltG gene encoding endolytic transglycosylase MltG has product MIKKLFIYTFLALVLIGGGSLGIGYYFLQQFSQQHMNITTDNQMFVLKKGTSLHQLVEQVKNSNLMQQAYLLPYLYKLDPSLSSIKAGTYQLHPHMTVEEFLKLLVSGKESSFYVQFVEGKRAKDWLNVLSNTPYIQQTLTGKSHDEIAKLLGIDGPLEGWLSPDTYQYTADSLDINILKRAYLTMKTNLQKVWDNRDSDLPYKSPYELLIIASIIEKETGISSERANVASVFVNRLKANMKLQTDPTIIYGLGENYTGTIRRIDLTDTNNPYNTYVIEGLPPTPIAMPSLASLEAAAHPAKTKYLFFVANGTGGHTFSSTYSNHQQAVNEYRRLMNNN; this is encoded by the coding sequence ATGATTAAAAAATTATTTATATACACATTTCTGGCGTTAGTTTTAATTGGTGGTGGTTCACTAGGTATTGGTTACTATTTTTTACAGCAGTTTTCTCAACAACATATGAATATCACTACGGATAATCAAATGTTTGTATTAAAAAAAGGAACCTCATTACATCAATTAGTTGAGCAAGTAAAGAATAGTAATTTGATGCAACAAGCTTACTTGCTTCCGTATTTATATAAACTCGATCCTTCATTAAGCTCTATTAAAGCTGGTACTTATCAATTGCATCCTCATATGACAGTTGAAGAGTTTTTAAAATTACTTGTCTCTGGTAAAGAAAGTAGTTTTTATGTGCAATTTGTTGAAGGAAAGCGAGCAAAAGATTGGTTAAATGTGCTTAGTAACACGCCTTATATTCAGCAAACATTAACGGGTAAGTCTCATGATGAAATTGCCAAGTTGTTAGGCATTGATGGCCCATTAGAAGGTTGGTTATCACCTGATACTTATCAATATACAGCTGATAGTCTTGATATCAATATTTTGAAACGTGCATATTTAACTATGAAGACGAATCTACAAAAAGTATGGGACAATCGTGATAGTGATCTACCTTATAAATCCCCTTATGAATTGTTGATTATTGCTTCAATTATTGAAAAAGAGACTGGAATCAGTTCAGAACGAGCAAACGTTGCCTCTGTTTTTGTTAACCGCTTAAAAGCTAATATGAAGTTACAAACGGATCCAACCATTATTTACGGTTTGGGTGAGAATTATACAGGAACGATTAGGCGTATTGATTTGACTGATACTAATAATCCTTATAATACCTATGTAATTGAAGGCTTGCCACCGACACCGATTGCTATGCCTAGTTTGGCATCGCTTGAAGCGGCAGCTCATCCGGCAAAAACCAAATATCTGTTTTTTGTTGCTAATGGAACCGGTGGGCATACGTTCAGTAGTACTTATAGCAACCATCAGCAAGCGGTGAATGAATATCGCCGACTTATGAATAATAATTAA
- the alr gene encoding alanine racemase, translating into MSIAVVEVNCKSILHNIEFFREKSPDSTLMAVVKANAYGHGMEGVAKLVEDRVDCFGVARISEAIALRQSGIRSSIVLLEGFFPHDDINDLLDFNLQPVIHSSWQIDALNTIPFANEITAWFKIDTGMHRLGFHLDEAVTEFNRLANCNIIRQPINIISHFSSADELSSTQTSKQMALFDEFIHSLDANLVGRQQSIAASGGILAWPNSHRNMIRLGIALYGVSPFTEQVIDLEPAMTLKSELITVRKHLKGQSVGYGQTWTSKSDTILGVVAMGYGDGYPRGVPANTPVSVNGRIVPIVGRVSMDMIVVDLGQNSQDKPGDEVIFWGKELPIEQIAKHTGISAYELLTRLTARAKIRYKD; encoded by the coding sequence ATGTCTATTGCTGTTGTAGAAGTGAATTGTAAATCGATTCTACATAATATTGAATTTTTTAGGGAAAAATCTCCTGATAGCACATTAATGGCTGTGGTTAAAGCAAATGCTTATGGTCACGGTATGGAAGGTGTAGCTAAGTTAGTTGAGGATAGGGTTGACTGTTTTGGCGTTGCACGTATTTCTGAAGCGATAGCGTTACGCCAATCTGGTATTCGTAGTTCCATTGTACTTTTAGAAGGCTTTTTTCCTCACGATGATATTAATGATTTACTGGATTTCAATCTACAACCAGTCATTCATTCTAGTTGGCAAATTGATGCATTAAATACCATTCCGTTTGCAAATGAAATCACAGCTTGGTTCAAAATTGATACAGGTATGCATCGCTTAGGCTTTCATCTTGATGAGGCTGTAACAGAATTTAATCGATTAGCCAACTGTAATATTATTCGTCAACCAATCAATATTATTAGCCATTTTAGTAGTGCTGATGAATTAAGTTCAACACAAACCAGTAAACAAATGGCTTTGTTTGATGAGTTTATTCATTCTCTTGATGCGAATTTAGTGGGTAGACAGCAATCAATAGCAGCATCAGGTGGTATACTCGCTTGGCCTAATTCTCATCGTAATATGATTCGACTTGGTATTGCTTTATATGGAGTTTCACCTTTTACTGAGCAAGTGATAGATCTTGAACCCGCTATGACACTTAAATCGGAATTAATCACGGTTCGTAAACACCTGAAAGGGCAATCAGTTGGTTATGGACAAACTTGGACTAGTAAAAGTGATACCATTTTAGGGGTTGTGGCAATGGGATATGGTGATGGGTATCCTCGAGGTGTTCCAGCAAATACACCGGTAAGTGTTAACGGGCGAATTGTACCTATTGTTGGTCGTGTCTCAATGGATATGATTGTGGTAGATTTAGGTCAAAATAGCCAAGACAAACCAGGTGATGAAGTTATTTTTTGGGGCAAAGAGTTACCTATTGAACAAATTGCCAAGCACACAGGAATTAGTGCTTATGAGTTATTAACGCGCTTAACTGCACGCGCAAAAATTCGTTATAAAGATTAA
- a CDS encoding YqcC family protein, with translation MTTQLRLIRDELQRLTLWQPSPPVAEAFLSEQPFALDTMQPYEWLQWIFIPRMQALIDANAELPKFALHPYFEEAFKQQEIDVNDLLALIKQLDELSTNQRVSD, from the coding sequence ATGACTACTCAATTAAGATTGATTAGAGATGAATTACAAAGATTGACACTTTGGCAACCTTCGCCACCAGTAGCAGAGGCGTTCTTGAGTGAACAACCATTTGCGCTTGATACCATGCAACCTTATGAATGGTTACAGTGGATATTTATCCCTCGAATGCAAGCGTTGATTGATGCTAATGCTGAATTACCAAAATTTGCCCTTCATCCTTATTTTGAAGAAGCATTTAAACAGCAAGAAATAGATGTTAATGACTTATTAGCATTGATAAAACAACTTGATGAATTATCAACTAACCAAAGAGTGAGTGATTGA
- the ppdD gene encoding prepilin peptidase-dependent pilin, which translates to MQCQSGFTLFELMIAIVVIAILTAIGLPAYQGYIKKAALTDMLQSMTAYKTAIEICTIEQGTLSKCSSGNNGVPTTRTTNYVTSINVSNGVITLVGKSALSSLTVTLTPILNPKLGNLDWSRTCQTNPPDPTLTTACEDIFKF; encoded by the coding sequence ATGCAATGCCAATCTGGATTTACTCTATTTGAATTAATGATCGCTATTGTCGTGATAGCAATTTTAACTGCTATCGGTTTACCTGCTTATCAAGGTTATATAAAAAAAGCAGCCTTAACCGATATGCTGCAATCAATGACTGCATATAAAACAGCAATTGAAATTTGCACTATAGAGCAAGGCACTTTAAGCAAATGTAGCAGTGGTAATAACGGTGTACCAACGACGAGAACGACCAATTATGTGACGTCAATTAATGTCTCTAATGGGGTGATAACTTTAGTCGGTAAAAGCGCTTTATCAAGTTTAACAGTAACTTTAACACCTATTTTAAATCCTAAATTAGGTAATTTAGATTGGTCAAGAACATGTCAAACCAATCCACCAGATCCAACTTTAACTACAGCTTGTGAAGATATTTTTAAATTTTAA